Proteins found in one Phycisphaerales bacterium genomic segment:
- the nusA gene encoding transcription termination factor NusA — translation MNQETLRIIDSIARDRKIERESLFRDIETAMISAARKHFGSLDTDEFRCAMDRFNGEIRLWRRFPPAETDPVTGEPVGEWTEIEIDLRELGRIPAQTAKQVMIQRFREDEREALFEEFSKRVGEMVTGTAQRYEGGALVIQIDRAEGFMPRSEQIPGENFQPGDRVRCLILDVRDMGNQVKIVLSRANPDFIRRLFEVEVPEVSERIIEIKAMAREPGFRTKLAVSSIDSKVDAVGACVGVRGSRIKNIVDELGGEKIDIVRWNDSSQILIQNALKPAEVKDVSLCFELGRATVVVEEDQLSLAIGKRGQNVRLAARLTGWDVDILTPTEYAKGLEVLVETLRQVEGVTEEQLDRLAALGMVSVFDVEEVGAEVLADELEVTPEQADQMVELASAKAKVVAEEQQREKEEEARRREVEQRLVASVLDGTPAPESGEVPAASGGGNTEDEGAAQAATILGLGRSPAPVNQARGEEGA, via the coding sequence ATGAATCAGGAAACACTCCGCATCATCGACTCGATCGCGCGCGACCGCAAGATCGAGCGCGAGTCGCTCTTCCGCGACATCGAGACGGCGATGATCTCCGCGGCGCGCAAGCACTTCGGCTCGCTCGACACGGATGAATTCCGCTGCGCGATGGATCGCTTCAATGGCGAAATCCGCTTGTGGAGGCGTTTCCCCCCTGCTGAGACCGATCCCGTCACGGGCGAGCCGGTCGGCGAGTGGACCGAAATTGAAATCGACCTGCGCGAACTCGGCCGCATCCCGGCCCAGACCGCCAAGCAGGTCATGATCCAGCGCTTCCGCGAGGACGAGCGAGAAGCGCTCTTCGAAGAGTTCTCCAAGCGCGTCGGCGAGATGGTGACCGGCACGGCGCAGCGCTACGAAGGCGGTGCGCTGGTCATCCAGATCGATCGGGCCGAGGGCTTCATGCCCCGCAGCGAGCAGATCCCCGGCGAGAACTTTCAGCCGGGCGATCGCGTGCGCTGCCTGATTCTCGACGTGCGCGACATGGGCAACCAGGTGAAGATCGTGCTCAGCCGGGCCAATCCGGACTTCATCCGCCGCCTGTTCGAGGTGGAGGTGCCCGAGGTGAGCGAGCGGATCATCGAGATCAAGGCGATGGCGCGCGAGCCGGGCTTCCGCACCAAACTCGCCGTGTCTTCGATCGACTCGAAGGTGGACGCGGTGGGCGCGTGCGTCGGCGTGCGCGGCAGCCGGATCAAGAACATCGTCGATGAACTGGGCGGCGAGAAGATCGACATCGTCCGCTGGAACGACTCAAGCCAGATTCTGATCCAGAACGCGCTCAAGCCGGCGGAGGTGAAGGACGTGTCGTTGTGCTTCGAACTCGGCCGGGCGACGGTCGTGGTCGAGGAGGATCAACTCAGCCTGGCCATCGGCAAGCGCGGGCAGAACGTGCGCCTGGCGGCGCGGCTGACGGGCTGGGACGTGGACATCCTCACGCCGACCGAATACGCCAAGGGCCTGGAAGTGCTCGTCGAGACGCTGCGTCAGGTCGAAGGCGTGACGGAAGAGCAGCTCGACCGGCTGGCGGCGCTGGGCATGGTGAGCGTGTTTGACGTCGAAGAAGTCGGCGCCGAAGTGCTGGCAGACGAACTGGAAGTGACGCCCGAGCAGGCGGATCAGATGGTCGAACTGGCGTCGGCCAAGGCCAAGGTCGTTGCCGAAGAGCAGCAGCGCGAGAAGGAAGAGGAAGCGCGGCGGCGCGAAGTGGAGCAGCGCCTGGTGGCCAGCGTGCTCGACGGTACGCCGGCGCCCGAGTCGGGCGAAGTGCCTGCAGCGAGCGGCGGCGGGAACACGGAAGACGAAGGCGCCGCGCAGGCGGCGACGATCCTGGGCCTGGGCCGCTCGCCGGCTCCGGTGAACCAGGCCCGTGGCGAAGAGGGAGCATGA
- the infB gene encoding translation initiation factor IF-2 has protein sequence MAKKIHQIAKELGIKSKDLVERCEAEGIPNITNHMSTVSAGLEQTIHSWYAGGSDEDEVVETAEDAGALTAVAARTAKKAAKKVRATARKKLASQPVEETADESAAMARALEETRKIAKKGSAETSEEVIRRVEAQTASTEPSHAPAPMAPSEEMPAEQREAPMEAPGSLAAAASAAVPSAPAQAEAGADRRRGVAVPNVPKRPQQVTPAGPMLGEVQSPAKLSGPKVVRIEEAEVVDRPRRRTLGEGPGGRGPMAPAGPMDGPPTGDVSRRNTRRKNRSGREGRSASADGPSGDRPARSRNWGQQDLLEREERLRGAHGYIKTVRRDASKSDHGGEKAKTAAQVGGLVKIHEPFSIKDLSAATGVQVNQIIRAMMKKGIMQANPNAGMPTDLAVELMMEHNIELDVEEKRSAVDVVTQEFEQRETVDLQPRAPVVAILGHVDHGKTSLLDAIRQTNVAAGEAGGITQHTSAFRISVRAGDDDKTVVFLDTPGHEAFTAMRARGAQITDIVVLVVAADDGLMPQTIESINHAKAAEVPIVVALNKIDKSEATDSNIQRIYGQLAEYELSPVEWGGKTEVIKTSATKKIGIQDLLDTLDFQAQLMELKADAAGPARGTVIEARMVEGRGAVANVLIQDGRIKVGDFIVIGRAYGRVRDMTDDRGKRLKEAGPSTPLEISGINQVPDAGDRCYVVSSLRKAEEAAEQRVAQERERALAAPKVTLDNIFTQMKGAERKDLNLVVKADVQGSVETLRRSLEDISTDELQIRVLHAAVGGITESDVLLAEASGAIVLGFHVIASSRARELAENKDVELRTYQVIYELLDDVRKAASGLLAPEIREEVLGHATVREVFKITKVGMVAGCYVTDGTIERNAKVRVTRDGIVVENNRVLEQLKRFKDDAREVRSGQECGMKIEGYDDIKPGDVLECYRMIEVSRKI, from the coding sequence TTGGCTAAGAAGATTCATCAGATCGCGAAAGAACTCGGCATCAAGAGCAAAGACCTCGTGGAGCGCTGCGAGGCCGAGGGTATCCCCAACATCACCAACCACATGTCCACGGTGTCGGCGGGGCTTGAGCAGACGATCCACTCGTGGTACGCGGGCGGCAGCGATGAAGACGAGGTGGTGGAAACGGCCGAAGACGCCGGCGCCCTGACGGCCGTTGCGGCGCGTACCGCCAAGAAGGCGGCCAAGAAAGTGCGCGCCACGGCGCGCAAAAAGCTGGCCAGCCAGCCCGTCGAAGAGACCGCGGATGAATCGGCCGCGATGGCCCGCGCGCTCGAAGAGACGCGCAAGATCGCCAAGAAGGGGTCGGCGGAGACGTCGGAGGAAGTGATCCGCCGCGTGGAGGCGCAGACCGCTTCGACCGAGCCGAGCCACGCTCCCGCCCCGATGGCGCCGAGCGAAGAAATGCCCGCCGAGCAACGCGAGGCGCCGATGGAAGCGCCGGGTTCGCTGGCGGCAGCGGCGAGCGCTGCGGTGCCGAGCGCGCCGGCACAGGCCGAGGCGGGAGCCGATCGCCGTCGCGGCGTGGCGGTGCCCAACGTGCCCAAGCGGCCCCAGCAGGTCACGCCGGCTGGTCCGATGCTGGGCGAAGTGCAGTCGCCTGCGAAGCTCTCGGGGCCGAAGGTGGTGCGCATCGAAGAGGCGGAGGTCGTGGACCGACCCCGCCGCCGCACGCTGGGCGAAGGCCCGGGCGGCCGCGGGCCGATGGCGCCGGCTGGTCCGATGGACGGGCCGCCCACAGGCGACGTGTCGCGGCGAAACACGCGGCGCAAGAACCGCAGCGGCCGCGAGGGCCGCAGCGCCAGCGCCGACGGGCCTTCGGGCGATCGTCCCGCTCGCAGCCGCAACTGGGGCCAGCAGGACCTGCTCGAACGCGAAGAGCGCCTGCGGGGAGCGCACGGCTACATCAAGACCGTCCGCCGCGATGCGAGCAAGTCCGACCACGGCGGCGAGAAGGCCAAGACAGCCGCGCAGGTCGGCGGTCTGGTCAAGATCCACGAGCCGTTTTCCATCAAGGACCTCAGCGCGGCGACCGGCGTGCAGGTGAACCAGATCATCCGCGCCATGATGAAAAAGGGCATCATGCAGGCGAATCCCAACGCCGGCATGCCCACGGACCTCGCCGTCGAACTCATGATGGAGCACAACATTGAACTCGACGTGGAGGAGAAGCGCTCCGCCGTCGATGTCGTCACGCAGGAATTCGAACAGCGCGAGACGGTCGATCTTCAGCCCCGCGCTCCGGTCGTGGCGATTCTCGGGCACGTCGATCACGGCAAGACGTCGCTGCTGGACGCGATCCGGCAGACGAACGTGGCCGCGGGCGAGGCCGGCGGCATCACGCAGCACACCTCGGCGTTCCGCATCAGCGTGCGCGCCGGTGACGACGACAAGACGGTTGTCTTCCTCGACACGCCCGGCCACGAGGCGTTTACCGCCATGCGGGCCCGGGGCGCGCAGATCACCGATATCGTCGTGCTCGTCGTGGCGGCCGATGACGGCCTGATGCCGCAGACGATCGAATCGATCAACCACGCCAAGGCGGCCGAAGTGCCCATCGTCGTGGCGCTCAACAAGATCGACAAGTCCGAGGCGACGGATTCCAACATCCAGCGCATCTACGGCCAGCTGGCCGAGTACGAACTCTCGCCCGTCGAATGGGGCGGCAAGACGGAAGTCATCAAGACCTCGGCCACCAAGAAGATCGGCATCCAGGACCTGCTCGACACGCTCGATTTCCAGGCCCAGCTGATGGAGCTGAAGGCCGACGCGGCGGGTCCGGCGCGCGGCACGGTCATCGAAGCCCGCATGGTCGAAGGCCGCGGCGCCGTGGCCAACGTGCTCATCCAGGACGGTCGCATCAAGGTCGGCGACTTCATCGTCATCGGCCGGGCCTACGGCCGGGTGCGCGACATGACCGACGATCGCGGCAAGCGCCTCAAGGAGGCCGGGCCCTCCACGCCGCTGGAGATCTCGGGCATCAACCAGGTGCCCGACGCCGGCGACCGCTGCTACGTCGTCTCGAGCCTGCGCAAGGCGGAAGAGGCCGCCGAGCAGCGCGTGGCGCAGGAGCGCGAGCGCGCCCTGGCGGCGCCAAAGGTGACGCTCGACAACATCTTTACGCAGATGAAGGGCGCCGAGCGCAAGGACCTCAACCTCGTCGTCAAGGCCGACGTGCAGGGCAGCGTGGAAACGCTGCGGCGTTCGCTCGAAGACATCTCCACCGACGAACTGCAGATCCGCGTATTGCACGCGGCGGTCGGCGGGATCACCGAATCCGACGTGCTGCTGGCCGAAGCCTCGGGCGCCATCGTGCTGGGCTTCCACGTCATCGCTTCCAGCCGGGCCCGCGAACTGGCGGAGAACAAAGACGTCGAGCTGCGCACCTATCAGGTCATCTACGAACTGCTCGACGACGTGCGCAAGGCCGCCAGCGGCCTGCTCGCGCCGGAGATCAGGGAAGAGGTGCTCGGCCACGCGACGGTGCGCGAAGTGTTCAAGATCACCAAGGTCGGCATGGTGGCGGGTTGCTACGTCACGGACGGCACGATCGAGCGCAACGCCAAAGTCCGCGTGACGCGCGATGGCATCGTCGTCGAGAACAACCGCGTGCTCGAACAGCTCAAGCGGTTCAAGGACGACGCCAGAGAGGTGCGCAGCGGACAGGAGTGCGGCATGAAGATCGAAGGCTACGACGACATCAAGCCCGGCGACGTGCTCGAGTGTTACCGCATGATCGAAGTCAGCCGCAAGATCTGA
- the rbfA gene encoding 30S ribosome-binding factor RbfA translates to MSHRREQLASVMHRAVQEVFTRGLNDPRIRGMLTVTQVDVSPDTRDAVVHVSVLPAEYQAATMQGLRAATMRLQHLVNEQMDVRRPPHIRFQLDERIKKQAELLSAIRQAVGEEADEANEPQDAPGRVARDDDS, encoded by the coding sequence GTGAGTCATCGGCGCGAACAACTCGCTTCCGTCATGCACCGCGCGGTGCAGGAAGTGTTCACGCGCGGGCTCAACGACCCGCGCATCCGCGGGATGCTCACGGTCACGCAGGTGGACGTCTCGCCGGACACGCGCGACGCGGTCGTGCACGTCTCGGTGCTGCCCGCTGAATACCAGGCGGCGACGATGCAGGGCCTGCGGGCCGCGACGATGCGCCTCCAGCATCTCGTCAACGAGCAGATGGATGTCCGCCGGCCGCCGCACATCCGCTTTCAACTCGACGAGCGCATCAAGAAGCAGGCGGAGTTGCTCAGCGCGATCCGTCAGGCCGTCGGCGAGGAGGCCGACGAAGCAAATGAGCCGCAGGACGCGCCCGGCCGTGTCGCCCGCGACGACGATTCGTAG